Proteins from one candidate division KSB1 bacterium genomic window:
- a CDS encoding PorV/PorQ family protein → MYLKIALVLIPVVFSVSKAGEYAADFLNIDVGARAAGMGGAFTAIADDATAFYWNPAGLVSQNEIRFHADHVPVFNGLAQYNVLSAGFPVQQNAALAVGWIRLGVDDIPRYAPLLSTTVDRLTSPQNRSDGQPIGYFSDNENAFFVSLSAAAFSEWDIGFGYNKYTVPIEFSFGLSGKYILHQLDDHAGSGQGIDAGLRMRFYNKMNDLPAASWLSIGLMARDVSRTAILWDTSTKQQDRIDPRYRLGAAFSLPIGGWNSRVTVSCDRDLSDQVWYAGAELDFFDTVVLRGGYRQQGPSAGAGLTLGMFRVDYAFVMHELAHTHRVSGAVHF, encoded by the coding sequence GCGGCCGGAATGGGCGGTGCATTTACCGCGATCGCAGATGACGCCACGGCGTTTTACTGGAACCCGGCAGGCCTGGTCTCGCAAAATGAAATCCGTTTTCACGCCGATCATGTGCCTGTTTTCAACGGACTGGCGCAGTACAATGTCTTGAGCGCAGGATTCCCGGTGCAGCAAAATGCCGCTTTGGCGGTTGGATGGATTCGTCTGGGTGTGGATGATATTCCCCGCTATGCCCCTCTGCTCAGCACCACCGTGGACCGCCTGACGTCTCCGCAAAACCGTTCGGATGGTCAGCCTATCGGCTATTTCTCTGACAATGAAAACGCATTTTTTGTCTCGTTGAGCGCTGCCGCCTTTTCCGAATGGGATATCGGATTCGGATATAATAAATATACGGTGCCGATCGAGTTTTCTTTCGGATTGTCCGGCAAATACATTCTGCATCAACTGGATGATCATGCGGGCTCGGGGCAGGGCATTGACGCCGGTCTGCGGATGCGATTTTACAACAAAATGAATGATCTGCCCGCTGCTTCCTGGCTGAGCATTGGGTTGATGGCCCGGGATGTATCGCGTACCGCCATTCTTTGGGATACATCGACGAAACAGCAGGACCGGATTGATCCCCGCTATCGGCTGGGCGCCGCTTTTTCCCTGCCGATTGGCGGATGGAATTCGCGGGTTACCGTCTCGTGCGACCGGGATTTGTCGGACCAGGTCTGGTATGCCGGGGCTGAACTTGACTTTTTTGATACGGTTGTACTGCGCGGCGGGTACCGGCAGCAGGGTCCGTCAGCCGGAGCGGGATTGACATTGGGGATGTTTCGGGTGGATTACGCATTTGTCATGCATGAATTGGCCCATACCCACAGGGTTTCGGGCGCTGTGCATTTTTAA